The segment CTCGCCAGGAGGGTCGCCGGACCCGGGGGGACCAGGCAGGTCGCGGCGAGATAGCCAGCCACCTCGTCGACGACGACCGGCCCCGGATCGCGGACTCCCCAGCGTTTCACGGGATCGCCCGCGGCCCACAGCCCGACGCAGGTGATGCCGACCGTCGTGGCCAGGTGCACCGGCCAGGAACCGGCCCACCAAAGGAGGAGGACGAGCGGTACCGCCGCGGCGGTTCCGGCGGTCCCGGGCGCGACGGGGGAGAGTCCGGCGCCGAACCACATGGCGATCCAGTCGCGCGCGGTCCTCACCTCTCCTCCCCGGCGATCCGGCCGATCAGCTCGGCGGGCCCGGCCGACGTGACGCGCACGCGCACCCGTTCGCCGGGACGGGGGGCGCGCCGGGGCCGCGGAGCGAGAACGCGGCCGTCCACCTCGGGGGCTTGCCCCCGCCATCTGCCGGCGATCCATCCGGGCCGGTCTTCGGCCTCCCCGTCCACGAGGACCTCCAGCTCTTGCCCGACGCGCGCTTCGTTGCGGGCCCGCGCCACCTCGGCGGCGATCTCCTCGAGAGCCGCCTTGCGTTCGAGCTTCACCGCCGCCGGGATGTCGTCCCGCAGCGACGCGGCGGCGGTTCCCTCCTCGTGGGAGTAGGCGAAAACGCCGACCGCGTCGAACCCGGCCTGCTCCACGAAGCGGCACAGGCGCTCGAACTGGGCGTCGGTCTCACCGGGAAACCCCACGATGAACCCCGAGCGCACCCCGGCACCGGGCAGCGCCGCCCGGAGCCTGTCGAGGAGCTCGAGGTACGCGTCCGGGCTCCCCGGACGCCGCATCCGGCGGAGAATCTCGGGATCGGCATGCTGCAGCGGCAGGTCGACGTACTCGACGACCCTGCTGCTGCGCGCCATCGCCTCGACGAGGCGGTCGGAAATCCGTCCGGGGTACAGGTAGTGGATCCGGACCCACGGGGGACCCTCCGCCAGGCCGTCGAGCGCCTCGATCAGCTGCGCCAGACCCTCGCGGAGCCCGAGGTCGCGCCCGTAACCGGTCGAGTCCTGGGCGATGAGGTTCACCTCGGCCGCACCCGCGGCGGCGTGGGCGGCCACCTCGCGAACCACATCTTCGATACGGCGCGACCGCTGCCGCCCGCGGAACGCGGGAATCGCGCAGAAAGCGCACGACTGGTCGCACCCCTCGGCGATCTTCACGTAGACGGAGTGCGGCGGGGAGAGGAGGTGCCTCGGCTCGCCGGCGGCGGGCAGGCTGACGCGCCCCGGGCCGCCGTCGGGGTGCCGCGGGGGCTCCGGTCCCAAGACCGCTTCGGACGACTCGATGCGGGCGGGGGCGAGCAGGCCGTCCAGCTCGGGGATCGACGAGACGAGTTCGCCGGCCGCCCGCTGGACCAGACAGCCGGCGGCGATCACGCGCCGCCCCGGCCGTGCCTCCTTCCACGCGGCGGCGTCCAGCAGAGCATCGACCGACTCGGCCCGCGCTGCGTCGATGAAGGCGCAGGTGTTCACGATCAGCGTATCGGCGGCTTCCGGATCGCCGACGATCTCCGCGCCGGCCGCCTCGAGGCGGCCGAGGATCCGCTCGCCGTCGACCTGGTTCTTGGGACAGCCGAGGTTGACGAAGAAGACCCGCTTCCGGTGGCGGGGCGTCGCGCGAGTGGGCCGGGGCGCGGAGGGCATCGGCTACGGGTAGAGGCGCTGGATCGTGCGCGGATAGGGGATCGCCTCCCTGGCGTGGCGGATGCCGGTCAGCCAGCAGACGACGCGTTCGATCCCCATGCCGAAGCCGGCGTGCGGAACCGACCCGAATCGGCGGAGGTCGAGATACCACTGGAACGCCTCCCGCGGGAGGCCGTGCTCCTCGATGCGCCGGGCGAGGAGGGCGTGGTCGTGGATACGCTCGCTCCCGCCGATGATCTCGCCGTAACCCTCCGGTGCGATCACGTCCACACAGAGGGCGCGGTCCGGGCGCTCGGGATCGGGCTGCATGTAGAAGGCCTTCACCGCGGCAGGGTAGCGGTGAATCATCACCGGCCGGTCGTGCAGCTCGCCCAGGATCGTCTCGTCCATCGCCCCGAGGTCGTTGCCCGGCTCGAAGGGGGGCGCTCCGGCCGCCCTCGCCCGGGCGACGTTCTCGTCGCGGGTGAGGATCTCCGCCGCCTCGTCGTAGGACAGGCGGGGAAAGGGCGGCCGGATCGCCTCGAGCTTCGACACGTCCCGCTCGAGGATCTCGAGTTCCTCCCGGCGCCTGTCGAGCACCCGCTCGACCACGTAGCACACCAGCCGCTCGGCCAGCTCCATCACGTCGTCGAGGCCGGCCCAGGCGATTTCGGGCTCGATCATCCAGAACTCGGTGAGATGGCGCCGCGTCTTCGATTTTTCCGCCCTGAAGGTCGGGCCGAAGCAGTACACCTTGCGGTGTGCCACGCAGGCCGGCTCGACGTACAGCTGGCCCGATTGAGAGAGGTAGGCCGGCGAACCGAAGTAATCGGTTTCGAACAGGGTGCTGGTGCCCTCGCAGGCGGCGGGGGTGAGGATCGGCGAGTCGATGAGCAGGAAGTCGTTGTCGTACATGAAGTCGCGGCAGGCCTTCACGACCTCGTCCCGCACCCGCATCACCGCCCAGGGCCCCTTGTGCCGGAGCCAGAGGTGGCGGTGATCGAGGAGGAACTCGATCCCGTGCTCTTTTCGGCCGATCGGGTATTCCTCGGCCACCTGGAAGATGTCCGCGCCGTCCACGTGGAGTTCGTACCCACCCGGCGCCCGCGTGTCAGGAACCACGGTCCCGGTGAGGCGCAACGACGACTCGTGTGTCAGCTTCGACAGGCGCGAGAAGGTGTCGGCATCGAGGTCGGACGCGGCCGCGACGGCCTGGCAGACGCCGGTGCCGTCCCGCACCACGAGGAAGACGATCTTTCCCTTGGATCGCCGGTGCGTGACCCAGCACTCGAGACGCACCCGCTGGCCGGCGTGGCGCGCGAGGTGCCGGATCGTCGCCGTCGGAGGCACCGCTCAGTCCTCGTCCGCCTGAGGTTTGAACTCCGCCACCAGCTTCTGCTGGATCTCCGCGGGCACCCGCTCGTAGTGCGCCAGCTCCATCGTGAACGATCCGCGCCCGGAGGTCAGCGAGCGCAGGGTCGCGTTGTACTCCAGCATTTCGGCCATCGGCACCTCGGCGCGGATCGTGGCGCGCCCTCCCTGGGAGTCGGAGCCCTGGACCTTGCCGCGCCGGCGGTTGAGGTCCCCGAGCACGTCTCCCATGTTCTCGTCGGGGCAGGTGACGACGACCCGCATGATGGGCTCGAGGACGACGGGGCCCGCCTCCTTCACGGCCAGCTTGAAGCACTCGCGTCCGGCCACCTGGAACGCGACGTCCTTCGAGTCCACCGGGTGCTCCTTGCCGTCGTACACCACGGCCTTCACGTCGACCATCGGGTAACCGGCGATGGCGCCCGTTTCGAGCACCTGCCGGATGCCCTTTTCGATCGACGGCCAGAAGTTGCGCGAGATCGCGCCACCGAAGATCTCCGAATCGTACTGGAATCCGGCGCCGCGGGGGAGCGGTTCGATGCGCAGGTGGACCTCGGCGAACTGACCGGCGCCCCCGGTCTGCTTCTTGTGGCGGTACTGCGCCTTCGCCGTCTTCGTGATCGTCTCGAGGTAGGGGATCTTCGGCTTCTCGAGCGTGGCCTTGACGTTGAACCGCCGCTCCAGCTTGTCGAGGATCGTCCGCAGATGATCGACGCCGAGGCCGGCCACCATCAGCTCGTGAGTGCGCGGATCGCGCTCGAGCCGCAGCGTGGCGTCCTCCTCGGCCAGGCGCTGGAGGCCGGAGGACATCTTCTCCTCGTCACCCTCGGTCTTGAGCGCGTAGGAGATCGCCGGCTTCGGGAAGGGGATCGGCTCGATGACCGTCTGGTCCGACTTGTCGCCCGTCAGCGTGTCCCCGGTGTGCGTGTCCTTGAGCTTCACGGCGGCCACGATGTCCCCCGCACGGGCCTCCGGGATCTTCTCCCCAGTCTTTCCCCGCGGCGCCGCGAGACCGGAGAGCTTCTCGGCGCTTCCCGTCACCGGGTTGAAGCAGGCCTGGTCGGCCTTGGCGGCTCCGCCGAACAGCCGGATCAGGCTGATCCGGCCGGCGAACGGGTCGATGTAGGTCTTCACGACCTGGCCCAGCAGCGAGGCGGAGGGATCGGTCCGGACTTCGATCTCTTCCTCCCCGCGCTTCGCCTTCAGCGGAGGGTGGGTGGTGGGATCGGGACCGAACTCGGCGATCGCGTCGAGCCACACCGCGACGCCGCCGAGGTTCGCCCCCGAGGCGGCGAAAACGGGGATCATCTGACGGGCGGCGATGGACCGCGCGAGGCCGGCCGCGAGCTGCTCGGGGGTGAGCGTGCCCGCTTCGAGGTAGGCCTCCATCAGCGCGTCGTCGCTCTCCGCAACCTGGTCGAAGAGCTTCTCGCGCGCCTTCTCGATGGACTCGGCCATGTCGGCGGGCGGATCCGCCGGGCGCGCTCCCGCCTTCGCCGGGTAGGCGCGACCGTCGACGAGGGAGACCACGCCCTCGAAGGAAGCCTCCTTGCCGATCGGGAGCGAGATGGCGGTCAATTCCCTGCCGAAGCGCTCGCGCAGGGCTTCCAGCACCGCGTCGAAGTCGGCCCGCTCGCGGTCGAGCTGGCTGACGACGAACATCACCGGCAGACCGGCCCGCGAGGCTTCTTCCCACATCCGCTCCGTCTGCACTCCGATGCCGTCCACCGCGTGCACGACGATCGTCACCAGATCGGCGGCGCGGAACGCGCCCGCAGCGTCGCCGATGAAGGCCGGATATCCGGGAGCGTCGATGAGGTTGATCTTGCGATCCTTCCACTCGGCGGCCGCCACGGCGAGAGACATGCTGACCTTGCGCTCGATCTCCGCCTCGTCGAAATCGGTGACGGCGGTGCCGTCCGGCACCGAGCCGAGCTCTTTCGTGGCGCCGGCGAGATAGAGCGCGGCGGACGCCAGCGTCGTTTTCCCGGAATCACCGTGGCCGACGAGAGCCACGTTGCGGATGTCGGACGTGTCGTAGACCTTCATTCGGGCGCTCCTTGCCAGGCGGAATGGGTCACCGCGGGGGCCGCTCGTACCGAAGACCCGGTTCGACCGGACCGTCGCCGGCCGGGGTGCGAGCGTCGACCCCGGGGCGAACGACCGGCCGCGTGCGTGGGCACACGTCGTCT is part of the Acidobacteriota bacterium genome and harbors:
- a CDS encoding elongation factor G; the encoded protein is MAGDGSPCRRRRFRGDRRNRGFRVDGAGACGLEFFVRRRLTPETTCAHARGRSFAPGSTLAPRPATVRSNRVFGTSGPRGDPFRLARSARMKVYDTSDIRNVALVGHGDSGKTTLASAALYLAGATKELGSVPDGTAVTDFDEAEIERKVSMSLAVAAAEWKDRKINLIDAPGYPAFIGDAAGAFRAADLVTIVVHAVDGIGVQTERMWEEASRAGLPVMFVVSQLDRERADFDAVLEALRERFGRELTAISLPIGKEASFEGVVSLVDGRAYPAKAGARPADPPADMAESIEKAREKLFDQVAESDDALMEAYLEAGTLTPEQLAAGLARSIAARQMIPVFAASGANLGGVAVWLDAIAEFGPDPTTHPPLKAKRGEEEIEVRTDPSASLLGQVVKTYIDPFAGRISLIRLFGGAAKADQACFNPVTGSAEKLSGLAAPRGKTGEKIPEARAGDIVAAVKLKDTHTGDTLTGDKSDQTVIEPIPFPKPAISYALKTEGDEEKMSSGLQRLAEEDATLRLERDPRTHELMVAGLGVDHLRTILDKLERRFNVKATLEKPKIPYLETITKTAKAQYRHKKQTGGAGQFAEVHLRIEPLPRGAGFQYDSEIFGGAISRNFWPSIEKGIRQVLETGAIAGYPMVDVKAVVYDGKEHPVDSKDVAFQVAGRECFKLAVKEAGPVVLEPIMRVVVTCPDENMGDVLGDLNRRRGKVQGSDSQGGRATIRAEVPMAEMLEYNATLRSLTSGRGSFTMELAHYERVPAEIQQKLVAEFKPQADED
- the rimO gene encoding 30S ribosomal protein S12 methylthiotransferase RimO, with protein sequence MPSAPRPTRATPRHRKRVFFVNLGCPKNQVDGERILGRLEAAGAEIVGDPEAADTLIVNTCAFIDAARAESVDALLDAAAWKEARPGRRVIAAGCLVQRAAGELVSSIPELDGLLAPARIESSEAVLGPEPPRHPDGGPGRVSLPAAGEPRHLLSPPHSVYVKIAEGCDQSCAFCAIPAFRGRQRSRRIEDVVREVAAHAAAGAAEVNLIAQDSTGYGRDLGLREGLAQLIEALDGLAEGPPWVRIHYLYPGRISDRLVEAMARSSRVVEYVDLPLQHADPEILRRMRRPGSPDAYLELLDRLRAALPGAGVRSGFIVGFPGETDAQFERLCRFVEQAGFDAVGVFAYSHEEGTAAASLRDDIPAAVKLERKAALEEIAAEVARARNEARVGQELEVLVDGEAEDRPGWIAGRWRGQAPEVDGRVLAPRPRRAPRPGERVRVRVTSAGPAELIGRIAGEER
- a CDS encoding phosphatidylglycerophosphatase A — protein: MWFGAGLSPVAPGTAGTAAAVPLVLLLWWAGSWPVHLATTVGITCVGLWAAGDPVKRWGVRDPGPVVVDEVAGYLAATCLVPPGPATLLASFFLFRALDVIKPWPARSLERLPGGLGIVADDLAAGLYANLLLRAGLLAWTHLG
- a CDS encoding asparagine--tRNA ligase, translated to MPPTATIRHLARHAGQRVRLECWVTHRRSKGKIVFLVVRDGTGVCQAVAAASDLDADTFSRLSKLTHESSLRLTGTVVPDTRAPGGYELHVDGADIFQVAEEYPIGRKEHGIEFLLDHRHLWLRHKGPWAVMRVRDEVVKACRDFMYDNDFLLIDSPILTPAACEGTSTLFETDYFGSPAYLSQSGQLYVEPACVAHRKVYCFGPTFRAEKSKTRRHLTEFWMIEPEIAWAGLDDVMELAERLVCYVVERVLDRRREELEILERDVSKLEAIRPPFPRLSYDEAAEILTRDENVARARAAGAPPFEPGNDLGAMDETILGELHDRPVMIHRYPAAVKAFYMQPDPERPDRALCVDVIAPEGYGEIIGGSERIHDHALLARRIEEHGLPREAFQWYLDLRRFGSVPHAGFGMGIERVVCWLTGIRHAREAIPYPRTIQRLYP